One stretch of Archocentrus centrarchus isolate MPI-CPG fArcCen1 chromosome 5, fArcCen1, whole genome shotgun sequence DNA includes these proteins:
- the cdc42 gene encoding cell division control protein 42 homolog isoform X2: MQTIKCVVVGDGAVGKTCLLISYTTNKFPSEYVPTVFDNYAVTVMIGGEPYTLGLFDTAGQEDYDRLRPLSYPQTDVFLVCFSVVSPSSFENVKEKWVPEITHHCPKTPFLLVGTQIDLRDDPSTIEKLAKNKQKPITPETAEKLARDLKAVKYVECSALTQRGLKNVFDEAILAALEPPETQRKRKCCIF; encoded by the exons ATGCAGACCATTAAGTGTGTCGTAGTTGGGGATGGTGCCGTGGGTAAAACCTGCCTACTCATCTCTTACACCACAAACAAGTTTCCCTCTGAATATGTACCTACG GTGTTTGATAActatgctgtaactgtaatgatcGGAGGTGAGCCCTACACTCTGGGCTTGTTTGATACAGCAG GTCAGGAAGACTACGACAGGTTACGACCTCTGAGTTATCCCCAGACAGATGTCTTccttgtctgtttctctgtcgtGTCTCCATCCTCctttgaaaatgtcaaagaaaaa TGGGTTCCAGAGATCACCCACCACTGTCCAAAGACGCCCTTCCTTCTAGTCGGGACTCAGATCGACTTGCGAGATGATCCTTCCACTATAGAGAAGTTGGCTAAGAACAAGCAGAAGCCCATTACCCCGGAGACAGCCGAGAAGCTGGCAAGAGACCTCAAGGCTGTGAAATATGTGGAGTGCTCAGCCCTCACGCAG CGAGGGCTGAAGAATGTATTTGACGAAGCTATCCTAGCTGCCCTAGAGCCACCTGAGACgcaaagaaagaggaaatgttGTATATTTTAA
- the cdc42 gene encoding cell division control protein 42 homolog isoform X1: MQTIKCVVVGDGAVGKTCLLISYTTNKFPSEYVPTVFDNYAVTVMIGGEPYTLGLFDTAGQEDYDRLRPLSYPQTDVFLVCFSVVSPSSFENVKEKWVPEITHHCPKTPFLLVGTQIDLRDDPSTIEKLAKNKQKPITPETAEKLARDLKAVKYVECSALTQKGLKNVFDEAILAALEPPEPKKKRKCVLL, encoded by the exons ATGCAGACCATTAAGTGTGTCGTAGTTGGGGATGGTGCCGTGGGTAAAACCTGCCTACTCATCTCTTACACCACAAACAAGTTTCCCTCTGAATATGTACCTACG GTGTTTGATAActatgctgtaactgtaatgatcGGAGGTGAGCCCTACACTCTGGGCTTGTTTGATACAGCAG GTCAGGAAGACTACGACAGGTTACGACCTCTGAGTTATCCCCAGACAGATGTCTTccttgtctgtttctctgtcgtGTCTCCATCCTCctttgaaaatgtcaaagaaaaa TGGGTTCCAGAGATCACCCACCACTGTCCAAAGACGCCCTTCCTTCTAGTCGGGACTCAGATCGACTTGCGAGATGATCCTTCCACTATAGAGAAGTTGGCTAAGAACAAGCAGAAGCCCATTACCCCGGAGACAGCCGAGAAGCTGGCAAGAGACCTCAAGGCTGTGAAATATGTGGAGTGCTCAGCCCTCACGCAG AAAGGACTAAAGAATGTGTTTGATGAGGCGATATTGGCTGCACTGGAACCCCCAGAGCCCAAGAAGAAACGCAAATGTGTGCTGCTATGA